The Rhodohalobacter sp. 614A genomic interval TACTACGTACCAGTCAAACCCATCATCTTTTTTTTCTTTGGCTGAACTCATTGATAAATCGCCCCCAAAATGGTGCTATATACTTGATCAACTCCGAAGATGAATGCAGATATTATAATCGTAAACACAACTACTATAATTGTATTATCGATCAGTTCCTGTTGAGACGGCCAAGATACTTTTGCCATCTCCTTGCGAACACCTTCTATGAATTCTTTTATTTTTTGCATAATTAAACCCTTTAT includes:
- the secE gene encoding preprotein translocase subunit SecE; translation: MQKIKEFIEGVRKEMAKVSWPSQQELIDNTIIVVVFTIIISAFIFGVDQVYSTILGAIYQ